Proteins from a genomic interval of Zingiber officinale cultivar Zhangliang chromosome 2A, Zo_v1.1, whole genome shotgun sequence:
- the LOC122040162 gene encoding H/ACA ribonucleoprotein complex subunit 3-like protein — translation MYLQFYINENGDKVYTTKKETPVGLPTQSAHPARFSPDDKYSRQRVLLKKRFGLLPTQMAPPKY, via the exons ATGTACCTCCAGTTCTACATCAATGAGAATGGGGACAAGGTCTATACCACCAAG AAGGAGACGCCAGTGGGATTGCCAACCCAATCTGCACATCCGG CTCGTTTCTCTCCAGACGACAAGTATTCAAGGCAACGGGTGCTTCTGAAGAAGCGTTTCGGTCTGCTTCCAACCCAAATGGCGCCGCCAAAGTATTAA